In a genomic window of Agarivorans albus:
- the speB gene encoding agmatinase, with protein MSTLADHPDYSLYSNANTFLRQRLDHRPEQSDADVVITGLPFDLATTGRSGARLGPDAIRRASVNLAWEEKRWPWDFSLLERVSLVDAGDLVFDCGEQAQFVERLEVYAKQLLQAGKTMLSFGGDHFVTLPLLRAHAHYHGKLALIHFDAHTDTYSEGSRYDHGTMFYHAPKEGLIDPAHSVQVGIRTEYERVGHPFTVIDADQANNLSIEQVVANIRKQVAGLPVYLSFDIDCLDPAYAPGTGTPVAGGLSSNRILQILRGLKGLNLVGMDVVEVAPAYDNSEVTALTAATIAVELLHLWADKNRP; from the coding sequence ATGAGCACGCTTGCCGATCATCCCGATTACTCGCTGTACTCCAACGCAAATACCTTTCTACGGCAGCGCTTAGATCATCGTCCCGAACAAAGTGATGCCGACGTAGTAATCACCGGTCTGCCTTTTGACTTAGCCACAACCGGGCGCTCCGGTGCACGATTGGGTCCAGATGCCATTCGCCGCGCATCGGTCAACCTAGCTTGGGAAGAAAAGCGCTGGCCTTGGGATTTTAGTTTGCTTGAGCGAGTGAGTTTGGTTGATGCCGGTGACTTAGTTTTTGATTGTGGTGAGCAGGCACAGTTTGTAGAAAGGCTCGAAGTCTACGCCAAGCAGCTGCTGCAAGCAGGGAAAACCATGCTGAGCTTTGGTGGCGATCACTTTGTTACGCTGCCTCTGTTGCGCGCTCACGCACACTATCATGGAAAGTTAGCCTTGATTCACTTTGATGCCCACACCGATACCTACAGCGAAGGTAGCCGCTACGACCATGGCACCATGTTTTACCATGCGCCCAAAGAGGGCTTGATCGACCCCGCTCACTCAGTACAGGTAGGTATTCGCACCGAGTATGAGCGAGTTGGCCACCCATTCACTGTCATCGATGCTGACCAAGCTAATAACTTAAGCATTGAGCAAGTTGTAGCTAACATCCGTAAGCAAGTGGCAGGTTTGCCAGTCTATCTTAGCTTCGACATCGATTGTTTAGATCCCGCCTACGCGCCAGGCACCGGCACGCCAGTTGCTGGCGGCTTAAGCAGCAATCGAATTCTGCAAATCTTGCGTGGCTTAAAGGGTTTAAACCTTGTCGGCATGGACGTAGTAGAAGTAGCGCCCGCTTATGATAATAGCGAAGTGACAGCATTGACCGCAGCGACCATTGCAGTGGAATTATTACACCTTTGGGCTGATAAAAACCGCCCCTAA
- a CDS encoding efflux RND transporter periplasmic adaptor subunit: MAVNALSQHAVAADDELFADTAVNVQQVKAFVPVLSEDYAVERQFVGQVIAKQRADIGFELAGKISKIFVDEGERVVQGDVLMQLDTELLEIEYIDLQAQLQQLAADAALVQANLKRVKSLKSDGYASAQSVDELVAQQKSLKANKARIDASIKANRTRIEKSTLLAPYNGIIDKRTVSEGAVVGASQPVLTVLQQGANEVKVGVPVRLLEQVDMVTPKSVTVAKRHYSVDLVAAGGQVDPVTRTVQLRFALPDNDSLVSGQLAYLNVVETVKEPGYWVPVSAITDGVRGLWNVYAIVAQSDGSFKLERRDVSVRYATEEQAFVRGALQAGEAIVATGMHRYVPGQTVNPSKALSQ, encoded by the coding sequence ATGGCAGTGAATGCATTGAGTCAGCATGCTGTTGCCGCAGATGATGAACTGTTTGCCGACACTGCGGTAAATGTGCAACAAGTAAAAGCTTTTGTGCCGGTATTAAGTGAGGATTATGCAGTTGAACGGCAGTTCGTTGGGCAAGTTATAGCTAAACAACGTGCAGACATTGGCTTTGAACTAGCAGGTAAAATATCCAAAATATTCGTAGATGAAGGCGAACGTGTTGTGCAAGGTGATGTGTTGATGCAGCTAGACACCGAACTGCTAGAAATTGAATACATAGACTTACAAGCGCAACTACAACAATTAGCAGCCGATGCTGCTCTAGTTCAAGCTAACTTAAAACGGGTTAAGTCCCTTAAGAGCGACGGTTATGCATCAGCGCAAAGTGTCGATGAGTTGGTTGCTCAGCAAAAATCCTTAAAAGCCAATAAAGCGCGTATCGACGCCTCAATTAAAGCTAATCGCACCCGCATTGAAAAATCCACATTACTGGCTCCCTATAACGGCATTATCGATAAACGAACGGTGTCGGAAGGTGCGGTAGTTGGTGCTTCTCAGCCAGTGCTGACGGTATTACAGCAAGGCGCCAACGAGGTAAAAGTAGGTGTGCCGGTGCGCTTGCTCGAGCAGGTTGATATGGTCACTCCTAAATCGGTAACAGTGGCTAAGCGTCATTATTCGGTAGATTTAGTGGCAGCGGGTGGTCAGGTTGACCCGGTTACTCGCACCGTACAACTGCGGTTTGCTTTGCCTGATAACGATAGTTTGGTGAGTGGGCAATTGGCCTATCTAAATGTAGTGGAAACCGTTAAAGAGCCGGGTTATTGGGTGCCCGTGAGCGCGATTACCGATGGTGTGCGAGGCTTGTGGAATGTATATGCCATTGTGGCGCAAAGTGACGGCAGCTTTAAGTTAGAGCGCCGTGATGTAAGTGTGCGATATGCCACCGAAGAGCAAGCTTTTGTGAGAGGCGCGCTGCAGGCTGGCGAAGCCATCGTTGCCACAGGCATGCACCGTTACGTGCCCGGACAAACTGTTAACCCAAGCAAGGCGCTTAGCCAATGA
- a CDS encoding efflux RND transporter permease subunit, with protein sequence MIAAIYNNGRLISLLIALILVAGMGAVSTLPRSEDPKITSRFASIVTQYPGASAERVEALVTELIENKIRKLPEIKRVQSSSRPGFSVLQVELKDEVIDVVPVWARVRDLVGELPPLLPLGSSEPVVDDDRGYAFTTLVALRWTGPGDTDLAILGRYAKELQNRLRNVAGTDFVDLQGQGEEEILVEIEPYQAGAMQLTTDQVSQIIAGADAKVSAGELTNDNTRMQLELEGELNSLERIKNIPVSSAENGYVFRLGDLAKVTRQLKSPPEQIAVVERDYAVVVGIRMLSEYRVDLWSARVNQALDDYRTILPSNVSADIIFEQDGYTAKRLGELVVNVLIGFAIIVVVLLLTLGWRSALIVGLSLPLTVMFTLACMKFYGLPIHQMSVTGLVVALGIMVDNAIVMADTIAQKRQQGKSGLQAVKESLAHLWLPLLGSTLTTILAFLPIVLMPGPAGEFVGGIALSVIFSLIGSYFISHTLVAIFSGHFLPSQQTADHWYEKGVQVAWLSGAFKACLRTSLRYPKLAIIVVSSLPILGFYSAGSLTEQFFPPSDRDMFQIEVYMAPQSSIYATERLTEKLTEHLYAKEGISSVSWFVGNNAPSFYYNLMLRQQGAKNYAQAMIKTDDFRAANDLIPKLQVEFDLLYPEAQILVRKLEQGPPFNAPIELRVYGPNLDKLKELGDQYRRILSEIPHVTHTRATLLAGTPKVWLKVNEEASRLSGIVLTDIAGQLQANLQGRINGSVLEASESLPVRIRLADEQRKHVENLGDITLTSQIAGNIPLASIAELDIRPSRGEIPRRNGKRVNTVEGYLQTDILPEQVLEVFRERLEQADIPLPAGYSLEFGGEGAERNEAVGNLLASVGIIAVLLITVVVLSFNSFRLSFLIMITAIQAAGLGLLSVFIFDYPFGFTVIIGLLGLVGLAINAAIVIVAELKSDAKACDGDHESICFGVLSCTRHITSTTITTVGGFLPLILEGGGFWPPFAVAIAGGTVLTTMLSFFFVPVVFSIIAKGKRKIPSAGEPTVAH encoded by the coding sequence ATGATTGCAGCTATTTATAATAATGGGCGTTTAATTTCCTTACTTATAGCGCTTATTTTGGTGGCTGGCATGGGGGCTGTTAGCACCTTGCCGCGCAGCGAAGACCCTAAAATTACCAGCCGTTTTGCCAGTATTGTGACTCAATATCCCGGTGCGTCTGCAGAACGGGTTGAAGCCTTGGTGACCGAATTAATCGAAAACAAAATTCGCAAATTGCCAGAAATTAAACGGGTTCAATCCTCTTCTCGTCCTGGCTTTTCGGTGCTGCAAGTTGAGTTAAAAGATGAAGTTATCGATGTTGTTCCCGTATGGGCAAGGGTGCGCGACTTGGTGGGAGAACTCCCCCCCTTGTTGCCCTTGGGAAGTTCTGAGCCGGTAGTCGATGATGACCGAGGTTATGCGTTTACCACCTTGGTTGCACTGCGTTGGACAGGGCCCGGAGATACCGACTTAGCCATTCTTGGCCGTTATGCTAAAGAGCTACAAAACCGTTTGCGCAATGTGGCAGGTACCGACTTTGTCGACCTACAAGGGCAGGGTGAAGAAGAAATACTGGTAGAAATTGAACCCTACCAAGCGGGCGCCATGCAGCTAACCACTGACCAAGTGTCGCAAATTATCGCCGGAGCGGATGCTAAGGTATCGGCGGGCGAACTGACTAACGACAATACACGGATGCAACTAGAGCTGGAGGGTGAACTTAACTCGCTAGAGCGGATTAAGAATATCCCAGTAAGCAGCGCCGAAAATGGTTATGTATTCCGCTTAGGAGATTTGGCCAAGGTAACACGCCAGCTTAAATCTCCACCCGAGCAAATTGCTGTGGTTGAGCGCGATTATGCGGTGGTAGTGGGCATAAGAATGCTCTCTGAATATCGGGTTGATTTGTGGAGCGCCCGAGTGAACCAAGCACTGGATGACTACCGCACCATTTTGCCTAGTAATGTCAGTGCCGACATCATCTTTGAGCAAGATGGTTACACCGCCAAGCGCTTAGGAGAGCTGGTGGTTAACGTGCTTATTGGTTTTGCCATTATTGTGGTGGTATTGCTGCTTACCTTAGGTTGGCGCTCGGCGCTGATTGTTGGTTTGTCACTACCCTTGACGGTAATGTTCACCTTAGCCTGTATGAAGTTTTATGGCTTGCCTATCCATCAAATGTCGGTAACCGGCTTGGTGGTGGCCTTGGGTATTATGGTGGATAACGCCATTGTAATGGCCGACACCATTGCCCAAAAGCGCCAGCAGGGCAAGAGCGGTTTACAGGCGGTAAAAGAGTCTTTAGCTCATTTGTGGCTGCCATTGCTGGGCTCTACATTAACAACCATACTTGCGTTTTTACCGATTGTATTAATGCCAGGGCCAGCGGGTGAGTTTGTTGGTGGTATTGCACTTAGCGTGATTTTCTCGCTGATTGGTTCTTACTTTATTTCTCACACCTTAGTAGCTATTTTTTCGGGGCACTTTTTGCCTTCACAACAAACCGCCGATCATTGGTACGAAAAAGGCGTGCAAGTTGCTTGGTTAAGCGGTGCCTTTAAAGCCTGTTTACGTACTAGTCTACGCTATCCTAAACTGGCGATTATTGTGGTATCTAGCCTGCCAATTTTGGGTTTCTACAGCGCCGGTAGTTTAACCGAGCAATTCTTTCCGCCGTCTGATCGTGACATGTTCCAGATTGAAGTGTACATGGCACCACAATCGAGTATCTACGCCACCGAACGTTTGACCGAAAAGTTAACCGAGCATTTATATGCCAAAGAGGGCATCAGCTCGGTGAGTTGGTTTGTAGGCAATAATGCCCCCTCGTTTTACTACAACTTGATGCTGCGCCAGCAGGGTGCCAAAAACTACGCCCAAGCAATGATTAAGACTGACGACTTTAGAGCTGCTAATGATTTGATTCCTAAGCTACAAGTCGAGTTTGATTTGCTCTATCCCGAAGCGCAAATTTTAGTCAGGAAACTAGAGCAGGGGCCTCCGTTTAATGCCCCGATTGAGTTACGGGTTTACGGGCCAAACCTAGATAAACTTAAAGAACTGGGAGATCAATACCGCCGCATTCTTTCCGAGATCCCACACGTTACTCATACGCGCGCTACTTTGTTGGCGGGTACACCCAAGGTGTGGTTAAAAGTTAATGAAGAAGCATCTCGCTTAAGCGGCATTGTATTAACTGATATTGCTGGTCAGTTACAGGCAAACCTGCAAGGCCGTATTAACGGTAGTGTGCTCGAGGCGAGTGAGTCTTTGCCGGTAAGGATCCGTTTGGCCGATGAACAACGTAAACACGTTGAGAACTTAGGTGATATAACCCTTACCAGCCAAATAGCCGGGAATATACCGCTAGCGTCTATCGCTGAACTAGATATTCGCCCCAGTCGCGGTGAAATTCCACGCCGGAACGGTAAACGAGTAAATACCGTAGAAGGCTATTTGCAAACCGATATTCTGCCAGAACAGGTTTTGGAAGTATTTCGGGAGCGTTTAGAGCAAGCCGATATTCCACTTCCCGCTGGATACAGCTTGGAGTTTGGTGGTGAAGGCGCCGAGCGTAATGAGGCGGTGGGCAATTTATTGGCCAGTGTCGGCATTATAGCGGTGCTACTGATTACTGTAGTGGTGCTGTCGTTTAACTCCTTCCGTTTAAGCTTCTTGATTATGATTACTGCTATTCAAGCGGCAGGTTTGGGTTTGTTAAGTGTATTTATATTTGATTACCCCTTCGGTTTTACCGTTATTATTGGGCTACTAGGTTTGGTGGGCTTAGCGATTAACGCGGCCATTGTGATTGTTGCGGAGCTTAAATCCGATGCTAAGGCTTGCGATGGTGATCATGAATCGATATGTTTTGGGGTGCTTAGTTGTACCCGGCATATTACTTCTACCACCATCACCACTGTGGGTGGCTTCTTACCGCTAATTTTAGAAGGTGGCGGTTTTTGGCCGCCGTTTGCGGTGGCGATTGCTGGTGGTACGGTGCTTACCACTATGCTGTCATTCTTCTTTGTGCCAGTGGTCTTTTCGATAATTGCCAAAGGCAAACGCAAAATCCCATCGGCAGGTGAGCCAACAGTGGCGCATTAG
- a CDS encoding cupin domain-containing protein produces the protein MDVGKRLKSIRLMRGISQRELAKLSGVTNSMISQIEQNQVNPSVGSLKKILDAIPISMGEFFTLEMESDDKIFYSAEELTDLGDGKVKMLLVGSKHNGRQLAILREIYPPGADTGTEFIQHEGEEGGIVIRGEIEITVGSKSKVLKAGDSYYFETRKPHRFRNKSKEECELISAATPPTF, from the coding sequence ATGGATGTTGGAAAACGCCTTAAAAGTATTCGCCTAATGCGCGGCATTTCGCAACGTGAACTGGCCAAATTAAGCGGGGTCACTAACAGCATGATCTCGCAAATTGAGCAAAACCAAGTTAACCCTTCGGTAGGCTCTTTAAAAAAAATACTTGATGCGATTCCTATTTCAATGGGCGAGTTTTTCACCCTTGAAATGGAAAGTGACGACAAGATTTTCTATAGCGCCGAAGAACTTACCGACCTAGGTGACGGCAAGGTCAAAATGTTATTGGTTGGTAGTAAACACAATGGCCGACAGCTGGCGATTTTACGCGAGATTTACCCACCAGGCGCCGATACTGGCACCGAGTTTATTCAACACGAAGGTGAAGAAGGTGGCATTGTAATCCGCGGAGAAATAGAAATTACCGTAGGCAGCAAATCTAAAGTGCTAAAAGCTGGTGATTCTTATTACTTTGAAACCCGTAAGCCACATCGCTTTCGCAATAAAAGTAAGGAAGAGTGTGAGCTCATCAGCGCCGCGACGCCACCTACTTTCTAA
- a CDS encoding ABC transporter permease subunit: MDAIPVYKTKWKWLILSLGLAFLYLPILSLIAYSFNANRLVTVWSGFSTKWYGALFNDSLLMNGISLSLLIGFLSASAAVVLGTLAAFVMTRYSKFRGETSFAFMITAPLVMPEVITGLSLLLLFISLGQVFDLFSQRGMLTIWIAHVTFCTAYVSVVVSSRLRELDKSIEEAAMDLGATPFKVFFVITLPTILPALVAGWLLAFTLSLDDLVIASFVSGPSATTLPMVVFSSVRLGVSPKINALATLIIGVVSVATFIAWWLMAKAEKRRLLELKISNAK, translated from the coding sequence ATGGATGCTATCCCGGTTTACAAAACTAAGTGGAAGTGGCTGATACTTAGCCTTGGCTTGGCCTTTTTATACCTGCCGATTTTAAGCCTTATCGCTTACTCGTTTAACGCTAACCGTTTAGTGACGGTGTGGAGTGGTTTTTCTACCAAGTGGTATGGGGCGCTATTTAACGACTCACTACTAATGAATGGCATTAGCTTAAGCTTACTCATTGGCTTTTTATCGGCCTCTGCGGCAGTAGTATTAGGTACCCTTGCTGCCTTTGTGATGACCCGCTACAGCAAATTTAGAGGTGAAACCAGCTTTGCCTTTATGATTACCGCGCCACTGGTGATGCCAGAAGTGATCACCGGTTTAAGCCTGTTATTGCTGTTTATTTCTTTAGGCCAAGTATTTGATCTATTTAGCCAACGCGGCATGCTAACCATTTGGATTGCCCACGTCACCTTCTGTACTGCCTATGTATCGGTGGTAGTGAGTTCGCGCTTGCGCGAGCTAGATAAAAGCATCGAAGAAGCCGCCATGGATTTGGGGGCGACGCCTTTTAAAGTATTTTTTGTTATCACCCTGCCGACAATTCTTCCTGCCTTAGTGGCCGGCTGGTTATTGGCCTTCACTTTATCTTTAGATGACCTAGTAATTGCCAGCTTTGTATCGGGCCCAAGTGCCACAACCTTGCCGATGGTGGTGTTTTCTAGCGTAAGGTTAGGGGTAAGTCCCAAAATTAATGCCCTAGCTACCCTGATTATTGGTGTAGTATCTGTCGCTACTTTTATTGCTTGGTGGTTAATGGCCAAAGCAGAAAAACGCCGCTTGCTAGAATTAAAGATTAGCAATGCTAAATAG
- the potH gene encoding putrescine ABC transporter permease PotH gives MTMLSNKLKQRLNRWVPSGRCAIMAVPYFWLFLFFLMPFFIVFKISFAEAMIAIPPYSELITMVDEQVQILLNLGNYGYLIEDDLYISSYLQSVRIASISTFLCFVIGFPMAWAIVHSSPANRNILLMLIILPSWTSFLIRVYAWIGILKNNGFLNNILLYVGVIDEPLQILHTDTAVYIGIVYTYLPFMILPLYTALMRVDYSLIEAARDLGASTLTVLFKVLLPLTKAGIIAGSMLVFIPAVGEFVIPELLGGPDSILIGKVLWQEFFNNRDWPVASAVASVMLLLLMVPIMFFYRYQKRELEAS, from the coding sequence ATGACCATGCTTAGCAACAAACTTAAACAAAGGCTTAATCGCTGGGTGCCAAGTGGGCGCTGCGCCATTATGGCGGTGCCTTACTTTTGGCTATTTTTATTCTTTTTAATGCCGTTCTTTATTGTCTTTAAAATCAGTTTTGCCGAGGCAATGATTGCCATTCCTCCCTATAGTGAGTTAATCACTATGGTGGATGAGCAAGTGCAAATACTGCTCAACTTAGGCAACTATGGCTACTTAATCGAAGACGATCTCTACATTAGCTCCTACTTGCAGTCGGTACGCATTGCCTCAATTTCGACTTTTTTGTGTTTTGTTATTGGCTTTCCAATGGCCTGGGCTATCGTGCATTCAAGCCCTGCTAACAGAAATATTTTGCTGATGCTGATTATTCTCCCCTCGTGGACCAGCTTTTTAATTCGGGTTTATGCATGGATTGGCATTCTTAAAAACAATGGCTTCTTAAACAACATCTTGCTTTACGTAGGTGTTATCGACGAACCACTACAAATACTGCACACCGACACAGCGGTTTATATTGGCATTGTGTATACCTATTTGCCGTTTATGATCCTGCCCTTATACACCGCTCTTATGCGAGTTGATTATTCCCTGATAGAAGCGGCACGTGATTTAGGCGCCTCGACCCTAACGGTATTATTCAAAGTGCTACTGCCGCTAACCAAAGCTGGCATTATTGCGGGCTCAATGTTGGTATTTATTCCCGCTGTAGGTGAATTTGTTATCCCTGAATTACTGGGTGGGCCTGACTCTATTCTTATTGGCAAGGTGCTATGGCAAGAGTTCTTTAATAACCGTGACTGGCCTGTTGCATCAGCCGTAGCCTCGGTGATGTTATTGCTATTAATGGTGCCGATTATGTTCTTTTATCGTTATCAAAAACGTGAATTGGAGGCCAGCTAA
- the potG gene encoding putrescine ABC transporter ATP-binding subunit PotG, with amino-acid sequence MAAVSHISKLPVDGEKAPEPLLHIENLSKDYDGAIAVDNVSLTINKGEIFALLGASGCGKSTLLRLLAGFEKPSAGKIILDGQELIGVPPHQRPVNMMFQSYALFPHMTVEQNIAFGLKQDKLPKDEIGATVAKMLELVRMKDYARRKPHQLSGGQRQRVALARSLAKRPKLLLLDEPMGALDKNLRGQMQLEVVDILEKVGVTCVMVTHDQEEAMTMASRIAIMNRGQFIQVGEPEEIYEYPNSRFSAEFIGSVNVFEGVLRDNDNDSATIDSPELGYPISLNHGVSSAPGVPFMVAVRPEKMSIFKTLKGRHNNVCQGKVEDIAYLGDQSIYYVRLASGKRVTAAMPNSSRHRNNMPTWEDQVYLCWQADSCVVLKI; translated from the coding sequence ATGGCTGCGGTGTCACACATTTCAAAGCTTCCAGTTGATGGCGAAAAAGCCCCGGAACCTTTGTTACACATTGAAAATTTAAGTAAAGACTACGACGGCGCAATAGCCGTAGACAACGTAAGCCTAACCATAAACAAGGGCGAAATTTTTGCCTTATTAGGTGCATCGGGTTGTGGTAAATCCACTTTACTAAGGTTGTTAGCTGGCTTCGAAAAGCCCAGTGCTGGCAAAATTATTCTCGATGGCCAAGAGCTGATTGGTGTGCCTCCACATCAGCGCCCAGTAAATATGATGTTTCAATCCTATGCGCTATTTCCCCACATGACCGTGGAACAAAATATCGCCTTTGGCCTAAAACAAGACAAGCTGCCCAAAGATGAAATTGGCGCAACCGTAGCTAAGATGCTCGAGCTAGTGCGCATGAAAGACTACGCTCGCCGCAAGCCGCATCAATTATCGGGTGGGCAACGCCAACGCGTGGCACTTGCACGTAGCTTAGCTAAACGTCCAAAACTGTTACTGTTAGACGAACCGATGGGTGCACTAGATAAAAACCTGCGTGGTCAAATGCAGCTTGAAGTAGTGGATATTCTAGAAAAGGTTGGCGTTACCTGCGTAATGGTAACTCACGACCAAGAAGAAGCCATGACCATGGCAAGCCGCATTGCCATTATGAATCGCGGCCAGTTTATTCAAGTGGGCGAGCCAGAAGAAATTTACGAATACCCTAACTCGCGTTTTAGTGCCGAGTTTATTGGCTCAGTAAACGTATTTGAGGGAGTGTTGCGTGACAATGATAACGACAGCGCAACTATCGACAGCCCAGAGCTTGGTTATCCAATTAGCTTAAATCACGGTGTATCATCGGCTCCTGGCGTACCGTTCATGGTGGCTGTTCGCCCCGAAAAAATGAGTATTTTCAAAACCCTTAAGGGGCGCCATAACAATGTATGTCAAGGCAAGGTAGAAGACATCGCCTATCTTGGCGATCAGTCTATTTACTATGTGCGTTTAGCCAGCGGTAAACGGGTCACCGCCGCTATGCCCAATAGCAGCCGCCACCGCAACAATATGCCAACCTGGGAAGACCAAGTGTACTTGTGCTGGCAAGCCGACAGCTGCGTGGTACTCAAAATATGA
- a CDS encoding extracellular solute-binding protein, which translates to MKNASFTLTLASLLTASAFTLQAAEEKVLNVYNWSDYIAEDTIAQFEAETGIKVVYDVFDSNEVLEAKILSGSTGFDIVVPTSDFLARQVQAGAFIKLDKTKLSNYANLDDKIMSMLDETADPDNQYAVPYLWGTTGLGYNVDKVKEVLGDDAPVDSWDLVFKPENMEKLQSCGVAFLNAPTELFAAALHYVGKDPNSVDPNDYKDTGEAYKLLKSVRPYVTYFHSSQYINDLANGDICVAIGWSGDVLQASDRAAEADNGVVVEYVIPQEGALAWFDLMAIPADAPHKDNAHKFINFLLQPKVISEISNYVWYANPTPASKEFIDPEIIEHPGIYPSDETLAKLYGAKVMPAKASRTLTRSWTKFLQN; encoded by the coding sequence ATGAAAAACGCTAGCTTTACCCTAACCCTAGCCTCCCTGTTAACTGCCAGCGCATTTACCCTGCAGGCAGCCGAAGAAAAAGTACTTAATGTGTACAACTGGTCTGACTATATCGCCGAAGATACCATCGCCCAGTTTGAAGCCGAAACCGGCATTAAAGTGGTTTACGATGTATTCGATTCAAACGAAGTACTTGAAGCCAAGATTCTTTCTGGCTCAACCGGTTTTGACATTGTGGTGCCAACTTCAGACTTTTTAGCCCGCCAAGTTCAGGCTGGTGCGTTTATCAAATTAGATAAAACAAAGTTGAGTAACTACGCCAACTTAGATGATAAAATCATGTCAATGCTTGATGAAACTGCAGATCCGGATAATCAATATGCAGTGCCTTACCTTTGGGGGACCACAGGTTTAGGTTACAACGTAGACAAAGTTAAAGAAGTATTAGGTGACGACGCCCCAGTAGATAGTTGGGATCTGGTATTTAAGCCAGAAAACATGGAAAAACTGCAAAGCTGTGGAGTAGCATTTTTAAATGCTCCTACCGAGTTATTTGCAGCAGCGCTGCATTACGTAGGTAAAGATCCAAACAGTGTTGATCCGAACGACTACAAAGACACTGGCGAGGCTTACAAACTGCTCAAATCAGTGCGCCCTTATGTGACTTATTTTCACTCTTCGCAATACATTAACGACTTAGCGAACGGTGACATTTGTGTGGCTATTGGTTGGTCTGGTGATGTACTGCAAGCCTCTGATCGCGCAGCCGAAGCCGATAACGGAGTAGTGGTTGAGTACGTTATCCCGCAAGAAGGAGCCTTAGCCTGGTTTGACCTAATGGCCATTCCAGCGGATGCACCACATAAAGATAATGCACACAAATTCATCAACTTCTTGCTACAGCCTAAAGTGATTTCGGAGATCTCTAACTACGTATGGTATGCCAACCCAACGCCTGCCTCTAAAGAGTTTATTGATCCAGAAATTATTGAACATCCGGGTATCTATCCAAGTGACGAAACCTTGGCTAAATTATATGGAGCCAAGGTAATGCCAGCAAAAGCGTCTCGAACTCTGACACGCTCTTGGACTAAGTTTCTTCAAAACTAA